In Funiculus sociatus GB2-C1, a genomic segment contains:
- a CDS encoding response regulator, with amino-acid sequence MVTTQKILIIDDAKVIRSQIPEMLPQGKFEVLEAKDGEEGLNLIRQESPNLILLDWIMPRLGGWEVFQQLQSLPELQTIPLVVMSGRKEEVKEKLSEPFEYFEFLEKPFNNKQLTDAIKSAMAKARRVRPSVGTASSQTAVVADSSAGVQLHALNEKIATMQAEINGLKQQVAEIPGLKKQLAQLMAFVKQKLH; translated from the coding sequence ATTGTAACAACTCAAAAAATCCTGATAATTGATGATGCCAAAGTCATTCGGAGTCAAATCCCAGAAATGTTGCCTCAGGGCAAATTTGAAGTTTTAGAAGCAAAAGATGGCGAAGAAGGACTTAATTTAATTCGGCAAGAGAGTCCAAACTTGATACTGTTGGATTGGATAATGCCTCGCTTGGGCGGTTGGGAAGTTTTTCAGCAACTGCAATCTCTGCCTGAATTACAGACAATTCCTTTAGTGGTAATGTCTGGACGTAAAGAAGAGGTGAAAGAGAAACTTTCAGAACCTTTTGAATATTTTGAATTTCTGGAAAAGCCTTTTAATAACAAGCAATTAACTGATGCCATCAAGTCGGCGATGGCTAAAGCCAGACGAGTGCGACCCAGCGTTGGAACGGCTTCTTCCCAGACAGCAGTAGTCGCTGACTCAAGTGCAGGCGTTCAACTTCACGCTTTAAATGAAAAAATTGCCACCATGCAGGCTGAGATTAATGGATTGAAGCAACAAGTAGCTGAGATTCCTGGGTTAAAGAAACAATTGGCTCAGCTTATGGCTTTCGTCAAGCAGAAGTTGCATTAG
- a CDS encoding photosystem II protein D1, producing HERNAHNFPLDLAAGESTPVALVAPSING from the coding sequence TGCACGAGCGTAACGCTCACAACTTCCCTCTCGACTTGGCAGCAGGTGAGTCCACCCCAGTTGCTCTGGTTGCTCCTAGCATCAATGGTTAA
- a CDS encoding photosystem I protein PsaX, with translation MTAQAKQPKGSLTKTSSPPYPFRTIVLLILLAGNFLVAGIYFHVINP, from the coding sequence ATGACAGCTCAAGCTAAGCAACCCAAAGGTTCTCTTACCAAAACCAGTAGTCCTCCCTATCCCTTCCGCACTATCGTTTTACTCATTCTCTTAGCGGGCAACTTCCTGGTTGCTGGAATCTATTTCCACGTCATCAACCCATAG
- a CDS encoding Coq4 family protein produces MLSRERRRLNLDFFSTLKGVVSLLKDPNQTDSVYDIEDGLRHTDATKLALDYVKSNPDVERIIQERYVAPTPDLEALLKCPEGSLGYEYASHMKEAGFDPEFYRKIKVEDDISYLLFRIRQTHDIWHILTGFSTDVAGELGLQAFYVAQTRRTMSVVLTAGGLLSTLIKSPEHLNRVLDHISQGYRMGMNAKPFLAQKWEKNWDKPLSEWRAELGIGQNLPSFQAETGNVNTGAS; encoded by the coding sequence ATGTTGTCACGAGAACGGCGACGCTTAAATCTTGATTTTTTTTCTACTTTGAAAGGCGTTGTTTCTCTACTCAAAGATCCCAACCAAACGGACTCGGTTTACGATATCGAAGATGGACTGCGGCACACAGATGCTACTAAGCTGGCACTGGATTATGTAAAATCTAACCCTGATGTAGAGCGCATCATCCAAGAGCGTTACGTTGCTCCAACTCCAGACCTGGAGGCGCTACTAAAATGTCCCGAAGGTTCTCTGGGATATGAGTACGCCTCTCACATGAAGGAGGCAGGTTTCGATCCAGAATTTTACCGCAAGATAAAAGTTGAGGATGATATCAGCTACCTTCTTTTCCGCATCCGGCAGACTCATGATATTTGGCATATACTTACAGGTTTTAGCACTGACGTAGCCGGAGAACTGGGTTTACAGGCATTCTATGTGGCTCAGACACGCAGAACTATGTCAGTGGTACTGACAGCCGGAGGGTTGTTGAGTACGCTGATCAAGTCTCCAGAACATTTGAACAGGGTGTTAGACCATATTTCTCAGGGATATAGGATGGGGATGAATGCAAAACCTTTCCTGGCTCAGAAGTGGGAGAAAAACTGGGATAAGCCTTTGTCTGAGTGGAGGGCTGAATTAGGGATTGGGCAGAATTTGCCTAGTTTCCAGGCTGAGACTGGGAACGTGAACACAGGTGCCTCTTAA
- the lipA gene encoding lipoyl synthase yields the protein MDLPTETDNVTQSNVQEWRSEIEALPSWLRRPIGKASEISTVQRIIKQRQIHTICEEGRCPNRGECYAQKTATFLLMGQTCTRACAFCQVEKGHAPMPLDPEEPQKVATAVQLLGLRYVVLTSVARDDLPDGGAGWFAATMAAVRQMNPETLIEVLTPDFWGGKESGEKQRQRVATVVSAQPVCYNHNIETVRSLQGRVRRGAQYERSLDVLRYVKELDPTIATKSGLMLGHGETEAQVIEAMADLRAAGCDRITLGQYMRPSLEHLPVQKYWTPEEFEKFGAIAREMGFAHVRSGPLVRSSYHAGE from the coding sequence ATGGATCTGCCTACCGAAACGGATAATGTAACCCAGTCTAATGTGCAAGAGTGGCGGTCAGAAATTGAGGCACTACCGTCTTGGTTGCGCCGCCCCATTGGGAAAGCTAGCGAAATCTCAACGGTGCAACGAATTATTAAGCAGCGACAAATCCACACGATTTGTGAGGAGGGGCGCTGTCCGAACCGGGGAGAGTGTTATGCCCAGAAGACAGCAACTTTTTTGTTGATGGGGCAAACTTGCACCCGTGCTTGTGCTTTTTGTCAAGTGGAGAAGGGACACGCACCGATGCCTTTAGATCCAGAGGAACCGCAAAAGGTGGCGACTGCGGTGCAGTTGCTAGGTTTGCGCTATGTGGTGCTGACTTCGGTAGCTAGAGATGATTTGCCGGATGGTGGGGCTGGTTGGTTTGCGGCGACAATGGCGGCGGTGAGACAGATGAACCCGGAAACCTTAATTGAGGTGTTGACTCCAGATTTCTGGGGGGGTAAGGAGTCGGGGGAAAAACAACGCCAACGAGTCGCAACGGTAGTTTCGGCTCAACCTGTCTGTTATAACCACAATATTGAGACGGTGCGATCGCTTCAAGGACGGGTGCGACGAGGGGCGCAATATGAGCGATCGCTTGATGTCCTGCGTTATGTTAAAGAACTCGATCCGACAATTGCCACGAAATCCGGTTTGATGCTGGGACACGGGGAAACGGAAGCCCAAGTAATTGAGGCGATGGCAGATTTGCGGGCTGCGGGATGCGATCGCATTACTCTGGGGCAATATATGCGCCCCTCTCTAGAACATCTGCCAGTCCAGAAATACTGGACACCAGAGGAGTTTGAAAAATTCGGTGCGATCGCCCGCGAGATGGGCTTTGCTCACGTCCGTTCTGGCCCCTTGGTTCGCAGTTCCTACCACGCGGGAGAATAG
- a CDS encoding response regulator yields MASHKILVIDDSRVIRNTVRDMLPPGNFEILEAKDGLEGMNLIHQAHPNLIMLDFLLPKMSGWEVFQQVQNKPELQKIPLVLMSGRKEEVTEKISEPFEYFEFIPKPFDQKQLIAAIKSAMRKASLRPAVAPSPQPVVKETVPPDSSTGTAEIQQLNARIAKMQAEIDTLKKQMAQMAAVPAEVDGLKKKLAQIMAFIQQKLK; encoded by the coding sequence GTGGCAAGTCACAAAATCCTGGTTATTGATGACAGTAGAGTGATTAGAAATACAGTACGCGATATGTTACCGCCGGGTAACTTTGAGATTTTAGAAGCAAAAGACGGTCTCGAAGGCATGAATCTGATCCACCAGGCACATCCCAACTTGATTATGTTGGATTTTCTGTTGCCTAAAATGAGCGGCTGGGAAGTATTTCAGCAGGTTCAAAACAAGCCTGAACTTCAGAAGATTCCTCTAGTTTTGATGTCCGGTCGTAAAGAAGAAGTGACCGAAAAAATTTCGGAACCTTTCGAGTATTTTGAATTTATCCCCAAGCCGTTTGACCAAAAGCAGCTGATTGCCGCCATCAAATCAGCCATGCGTAAAGCTAGCCTCCGCCCAGCGGTAGCGCCGTCCCCGCAGCCAGTAGTAAAAGAAACAGTTCCCCCAGACTCATCTACTGGCACCGCTGAAATTCAGCAGCTAAATGCCAGAATTGCCAAAATGCAAGCTGAGATTGACACCTTGAAAAAACAGATGGCTCAGATGGCAGCGGTACCCGCTGAAGTTGACGGCTTGAAGAAAAAACTAGCTCAAATTATGGCTTTCATCCAACAAAAGCTAAAGTAG